One window of Brachybacterium ginsengisoli genomic DNA carries:
- a CDS encoding arsenic resistance protein yields MDARRLLAAADRHQVALYLLALAAGISLGAAVPAVAGGLEIVVEPAIAVLLLVTFLGVPLLQLGAALRDARLLLALLAVNLVAVPLIVLVITRPLAGSPDLLVGALLVLLAPCIDYVIVFTALAGGAHQRLLAATPLLMLGQLLALPVLVPLLSGGAAAGLIEAGPFLRAFGLLIVLPLLGAALLQRLAPRLDLSAAMAPLMMLVLLAVTASQTPRVLGAGPALLVLVPVYVGFLVLATAAGILVSRLAHLETASARAVTFSGATRNSLVVLPLALAMPSALAPAAVVLQTLVELVGMVVLVRLVPRLLRDGSRPPAPR; encoded by the coding sequence ATGGATGCCCGGCGACTCCTGGCTGCGGCGGACCGCCATCAGGTCGCGCTGTACCTCCTCGCGCTCGCGGCCGGGATCTCCCTGGGCGCGGCCGTGCCGGCCGTGGCGGGAGGGCTCGAGATCGTCGTGGAGCCCGCCATCGCGGTGCTCCTGCTGGTGACCTTCCTCGGGGTGCCGCTGCTGCAGCTCGGCGCGGCCCTGCGCGACGCACGCCTCCTGCTGGCGCTGCTCGCGGTGAACCTGGTGGCGGTCCCGCTGATCGTCCTGGTGATCACGCGCCCGCTCGCCGGCTCCCCCGATCTGCTGGTCGGCGCGCTGCTGGTGCTGCTCGCGCCGTGCATCGACTACGTCATCGTCTTCACCGCGCTCGCGGGCGGCGCCCATCAGCGCCTGCTCGCCGCGACCCCGCTGCTCATGCTGGGCCAGCTGCTCGCCCTGCCGGTGCTGGTGCCGCTGCTGAGCGGCGGCGCGGCGGCCGGGCTGATCGAGGCGGGGCCGTTCCTGCGCGCCTTCGGACTGCTCATCGTGCTGCCCCTCCTGGGCGCCGCCCTGCTGCAGCGCCTCGCGCCGCGGCTGGACCTCTCCGCCGCGATGGCGCCGCTGATGATGCTCGTGCTCCTGGCCGTCACGGCCTCGCAGACCCCTCGGGTGCTCGGCGCCGGGCCCGCCCTGCTCGTGCTGGTCCCCGTCTACGTCGGGTTCCTCGTGCTCGCGACGGCCGCCGGGATCCTCGTCTCCCGCCTCGCGCACCTCGAGACGGCGTCCGCCCGCGCGGTGACCTTCTCCGGCGCGACCCGCAACTCCCTCGTGGTGCTGCCGCTGGCCCTCGCGATGCCTTCCGCGCTGGCGCCCGCCGCCGTGGTGCTGCAGACCCTGGTGGAGCTGGTGGGGATGGTGGTGCTCGTGAGGCTGGTGCCGCGGCTGCTCAGGGACGGGTCGCGACCACCAGCACCGCGGTGA
- a CDS encoding class I SAM-dependent methyltransferase: MSSWAGMAEAYRESFAALCAGAIPELLAATAGEGLHLDVGCGTGELARAAVAEGRRVLAVDPDPDMVALSRSAGAPGPGSLTVRQAGAPGLPVDDGAAGAVTANFVVNHVPDPRAAVRDLARAAAPSAPLAMTIWPSTPGPHLAAYGEAARACGAVPVPRQDLPPELDFARSADGLAGLALEAGLEVVRAGEIGWTWHVAADDLMAGIAAGIAGPGRLHRAQSPEVRARIEDAARERWSTYVGADGRLAFPVTAVLVVATRP; this comes from the coding sequence ATGAGCAGCTGGGCGGGCATGGCGGAGGCGTACCGAGAGTCCTTCGCGGCGCTCTGCGCGGGGGCGATCCCCGAACTGCTCGCGGCGACGGCCGGTGAGGGCCTGCACCTCGACGTGGGCTGCGGGACCGGCGAGCTGGCCCGTGCGGCCGTGGCGGAGGGCCGACGGGTCCTCGCCGTCGATCCCGACCCTGACATGGTCGCGCTGAGCCGTTCGGCCGGCGCTCCGGGCCCCGGCTCGCTCACCGTGCGGCAGGCGGGCGCGCCGGGACTGCCCGTCGACGACGGCGCGGCCGGCGCCGTGACCGCGAACTTCGTGGTGAACCACGTGCCGGATCCGCGGGCCGCGGTGCGGGACCTCGCCCGGGCCGCGGCCCCGTCGGCCCCCCTCGCGATGACCATCTGGCCGAGCACCCCCGGCCCGCACCTGGCCGCCTACGGCGAGGCCGCACGGGCCTGCGGCGCCGTCCCCGTCCCACGGCAGGACCTTCCGCCGGAGCTGGACTTCGCGCGCTCGGCCGACGGGCTCGCCGGGCTCGCGCTCGAAGCGGGGCTGGAGGTCGTCCGAGCGGGCGAGATCGGCTGGACCTGGCACGTCGCGGCCGACGACCTGATGGCGGGCATCGCCGCCGGCATCGCGGGCCCGGGCCGACTCCATCGCGCGCAGAGCCCGGAGGTGCGGGCGCGGATCGAGGACGCGGCGCGGGAGCGGTGGAGCACCTATGTCGGGGCCGACGGCCGGCTCGCGTTCCCGGTCACCGCGGTGCTGGTGGTCGCGACCCGTCCCTGA
- a CDS encoding SRPBCC family protein, whose amino-acid sequence MSTTSRALTGTAEHPVLTLDRTVAAREEELLSAVLDPARLARWYGHLEGHLAAVGDETAVQLSEDPADRARARLLTLEPGLLRLAWTWQDEPESVITARWHEDADGLTLHLDHAFAEPRHLAGYGGGWEQVLQALLRELGAAEADAPSDEEIEEQAVATWRHLAAHPVEVAVQLPAPPEEVWEQLASAEGVARWWWNQWQGVEVTADVRPGGSYRIAAPAQGITISGEVLAVDPVSRLSGTWVWADEDGTSVDEAAEIRLRPDGEGTALTVRHTGPFDAGSDQPENYRQGWEFTLGQLESLLSP is encoded by the coding sequence GTGTCCACCACCTCGCGCGCGCTCACCGGCACCGCCGAGCACCCCGTCCTCACCCTGGACCGCACCGTCGCGGCGCGCGAGGAGGAGCTGCTCTCCGCGGTCCTCGACCCTGCCCGGCTCGCCCGCTGGTACGGCCACCTCGAGGGGCACCTCGCCGCCGTCGGCGACGAGACCGCGGTGCAGCTGTCCGAGGATCCCGCGGACAGGGCACGGGCGCGGCTGCTCACGCTCGAGCCGGGCCTGCTGCGCCTGGCCTGGACCTGGCAGGACGAGCCGGAGAGCGTGATCACCGCCCGCTGGCACGAGGACGCGGACGGCCTCACCCTGCACCTGGACCACGCCTTCGCCGAGCCCCGTCACCTCGCGGGCTACGGAGGCGGCTGGGAGCAGGTCCTGCAGGCGCTGCTGCGCGAGCTCGGCGCCGCGGAGGCGGACGCCCCGTCGGACGAGGAGATCGAGGAGCAGGCCGTGGCGACCTGGCGGCACCTCGCCGCGCATCCCGTCGAGGTCGCCGTGCAGCTGCCCGCCCCGCCCGAGGAGGTGTGGGAGCAGCTCGCGAGCGCCGAGGGCGTCGCCCGCTGGTGGTGGAACCAGTGGCAGGGCGTCGAGGTCACCGCCGACGTCCGCCCCGGCGGGAGCTACCGGATCGCCGCCCCCGCCCAGGGCATCACCATCAGCGGCGAGGTGCTCGCCGTGGACCCCGTCTCGCGCCTCTCGGGCACCTGGGTGTGGGCCGACGAGGACGGCACCAGCGTGGACGAGGCCGCCGAGATCCGCCTGCGCCCCGACGGCGAGGGCACCGCGCTGACCGTGCGGCACACGGGCCCCTTCGACGCGGGCTCGGATCAGCCGGAGAACTACCGCCAGGGCTGGGAGTTCACGCTCGGGCAGCTGGAGTCGCTGCTCAGCCCGTGA